In Geotalea uraniireducens, one genomic interval encodes:
- a CDS encoding HEAT repeat domain-containing protein, whose amino-acid sequence MDENATRKRREQLIPLLKDPVEEVRQAAAHSLERLEELGSFAKVTEMLKKGDMGAKIKAIYALGRIGGDEVLPPLFYCATRPEDDIRSAAIEALGMLADPRTLPALKKHLQEPNTAIQVKAIAALGNCGAPEAAALLTGFLDAGDGFLDAEAAKALGVIGSAELEDKFLSLLASPHPATREAAAFALSHLPFKR is encoded by the coding sequence ATGGACGAGAACGCAACCAGAAAACGCCGGGAACAGCTTATTCCGCTCCTGAAGGACCCCGTCGAAGAAGTGCGCCAGGCAGCCGCCCATTCCCTTGAACGGCTTGAGGAACTCGGCAGCTTTGCCAAGGTCACGGAGATGCTGAAAAAGGGGGATATGGGGGCAAAGATCAAGGCAATCTATGCGCTGGGAAGAATCGGCGGCGACGAGGTGCTCCCGCCACTTTTCTATTGCGCCACGCGCCCTGAAGACGATATCCGGTCGGCAGCCATCGAAGCGCTGGGGATGCTTGCCGATCCCCGCACCCTCCCCGCCCTCAAAAAGCACCTCCAGGAACCAAACACTGCCATTCAGGTCAAGGCAATCGCCGCTCTCGGCAACTGCGGAGCCCCGGAGGCGGCCGCCCTCCTCACCGGCTTCCTCGACGCAGGCGATGGCTTTCTTGATGCTGAAGCCGCCAAAGCGCTCGGCGTCATCGGTAGCGCCGAACTTGAGGACAAATTCCTCTCCCTCCTTGCCTCGCCACATCCGGCAACCCGTGAAGCAGCGGCCTTCGCCCTGTCACACCTCCCCTTCAAACGATAG
- the radA gene encoding DNA repair protein RadA, translating into MKNLTLYVCQTCGYQSAKWLGKCPDCGAWNSLVEEIRSKNRRSGSPPVPESQPIPICDIQGDTEERLSCGISEFDRVLGGGLVAGSLVLVGGDPGIGKSTILLQAMNNLACSVGSVLYVSGEESARQTRLRGERLSINAKALMILAETSLEIIISQIEAHPPRAVVIDSIQTMYAPGLESAPGSVSQVRESAGRLMVLAKRSGIPIFIVGHVTKDGSLAGPRVLEHMVDTVLYFEGDPGHSFRILRAVKNRFGSTNEIGVFEMKESGLCEVRNPSELFLSERPHGVSGSAVVATIEGSRPLLVELQALVTSSSLGVPRRTTLGVDHNRLALLVAVLDKKVGLHLAGQDIFLNAAGGARLIEPAVDLGMVAALASSHLDKVIPPQTLVIGEVGLAGEVRAVTQPETRIREAAKLGFDRAIIPAGSLKQVAQIPGIEVFGVRSVEEALARLF; encoded by the coding sequence GTGAAAAATCTCACCCTGTACGTCTGTCAGACGTGTGGCTACCAGTCGGCAAAATGGCTCGGCAAGTGTCCCGATTGTGGTGCCTGGAACAGCTTGGTCGAGGAAATCCGCAGCAAGAACAGGCGTAGCGGCTCCCCTCCCGTCCCGGAGTCACAGCCGATACCGATCTGCGACATACAGGGCGATACCGAGGAACGCCTTTCTTGCGGCATTTCCGAATTCGATCGCGTACTCGGCGGGGGACTGGTTGCCGGCTCGCTGGTATTGGTCGGCGGCGATCCCGGGATCGGTAAATCAACGATCCTTCTCCAGGCCATGAACAACCTCGCTTGCTCAGTCGGCTCCGTTCTTTACGTGTCAGGAGAGGAGTCGGCCCGGCAGACCCGGCTACGGGGGGAACGACTCTCCATCAATGCCAAGGCGCTGATGATCCTCGCCGAAACCTCCCTCGAAATAATCATCTCCCAGATAGAAGCCCACCCACCCCGGGCAGTGGTAATCGATTCGATTCAGACCATGTATGCGCCAGGCCTCGAATCGGCCCCCGGCAGCGTGAGTCAGGTCCGGGAAAGCGCCGGTCGCCTGATGGTGCTGGCCAAGCGGAGCGGCATCCCGATCTTTATTGTCGGCCATGTCACCAAAGATGGCTCTCTGGCGGGGCCGCGAGTCCTCGAGCACATGGTTGATACGGTACTCTATTTTGAAGGGGATCCCGGCCACTCGTTCCGGATCTTGCGGGCGGTAAAGAACCGTTTCGGTTCCACCAACGAGATCGGGGTTTTTGAAATGAAAGAGAGCGGACTTTGTGAAGTGCGCAATCCTTCCGAACTCTTTCTGTCCGAACGGCCGCACGGCGTTTCTGGATCAGCCGTCGTTGCCACCATTGAAGGGAGCCGCCCCCTGCTTGTCGAACTGCAGGCGTTAGTAACCTCTTCTTCACTCGGGGTGCCACGCCGGACCACTCTCGGCGTTGATCACAACCGGCTTGCGCTTCTTGTTGCCGTCCTTGATAAGAAGGTCGGCCTGCACCTGGCCGGCCAGGACATCTTTCTCAATGCCGCCGGAGGCGCCCGTCTCATCGAGCCCGCAGTCGACCTGGGAATGGTTGCCGCTCTCGCCTCCAGCCACCTCGACAAGGTGATCCCCCCCCAGACCCTGGTTATCGGCGAAGTCGGTCTGGCCGGCGAAGTTCGTGCTGTCACCCAGCCGGAAACCCGTATCCGCGAGGCAGCCAAACTCGGGTTCGACCGAGCGATCATCCCGGCTGGCAGCTTGAAACAGGTTGCCCAGATTCCAGGGATCGAAGTCTTTGGCGTCAGGTCGGTAGAAGAAGCACTGGCCCGGCTTTTTTAA
- a CDS encoding HEAT repeat domain-containing protein, which produces MMSGAGKQRQVGEDEKCRCCSLACDELYRAFKAAGFYPAGHPRRFASLQAAHAALLVCVRDQELVLVTSRAGFASSDGGAAITPGPLSRAIAHEFFIRRIRRLTFLPDVSLADFSSLLELLTMDPQEIQSGGGVEVLMGQRRIATIWANELDLSVILQKRKELEAAASGSELSVATAVSQVSESGGLTAAMPVVHEQAPPELADIIARMEQEDDNEKYRQLARSLVDCCEVLRSAGDYESLFPALSFLVRQGNDEGISVGRRGYALLALDQVADEQVIEYLVQGLVEKNTEVKEQLHPIFRQLGAKTVPLLVARLAVAESKVARKNLSAALVAVGEEAVASLAGQLTDERWYVVRNVAAILGEIGDVTCVGQLAQCLAHEDERVCKEALRSLGRIGGHEAEAEILRVLGAGEPGLKRQAAISLGLMRSEASIATLCAVVGRRDIFLRSFQLKMDAIQALGRIGSVRALPCLVGILQQRHWLASRRWRELKVAVAVVLGQLGDATTLFPLLALAARGGRLGQACADAAESVRMRLDNRRE; this is translated from the coding sequence ATGATGAGCGGTGCCGGGAAACAGCGGCAAGTAGGAGAGGATGAAAAATGCCGGTGCTGCAGCCTTGCCTGCGATGAGCTTTACCGGGCATTCAAGGCGGCAGGCTTCTATCCGGCCGGGCATCCACGACGGTTCGCCAGTTTGCAGGCTGCCCATGCTGCATTGCTGGTGTGCGTTCGCGATCAGGAGTTGGTCCTCGTTACTTCCCGGGCCGGTTTCGCCTCTTCGGATGGTGGCGCAGCCATCACGCCAGGCCCTCTCTCCCGTGCCATTGCCCATGAATTTTTCATTCGGCGCATCCGTCGCCTGACTTTCCTTCCTGATGTCTCCTTGGCCGATTTTTCATCACTTCTGGAGTTGCTGACAATGGATCCGCAGGAGATCCAGTCCGGCGGTGGTGTGGAAGTCCTGATGGGGCAGCGGCGGATTGCCACTATCTGGGCTAATGAACTGGACTTGTCGGTCATCCTGCAGAAACGCAAAGAGCTCGAAGCCGCTGCAAGCGGTTCGGAACTTTCGGTCGCAACCGCGGTGTCACAAGTCAGTGAATCCGGCGGGCTGACCGCGGCAATGCCGGTAGTCCACGAGCAAGCGCCGCCGGAACTTGCAGATATTATTGCGAGGATGGAGCAGGAAGACGATAACGAAAAATACCGCCAGCTCGCCCGTTCCCTTGTCGATTGTTGTGAAGTTTTGCGCTCGGCCGGCGACTATGAATCTCTTTTCCCGGCGCTCTCATTTCTCGTCCGCCAGGGGAATGATGAAGGAATTTCCGTCGGCCGGCGTGGATACGCCTTACTTGCTCTCGATCAGGTGGCTGACGAACAGGTGATCGAGTACCTTGTACAGGGTCTGGTAGAAAAAAATACCGAAGTTAAAGAGCAGCTCCATCCGATTTTTCGGCAATTGGGTGCAAAAACTGTCCCCTTGCTCGTCGCACGGCTTGCTGTTGCCGAAAGCAAAGTTGCCAGGAAAAATTTGTCCGCTGCCCTGGTGGCAGTGGGTGAGGAGGCCGTTGCTTCGTTGGCCGGGCAATTGACGGACGAGCGTTGGTATGTGGTGCGAAATGTGGCTGCGATCCTCGGCGAAATAGGCGATGTCACTTGTGTCGGCCAACTGGCACAATGTCTTGCCCATGAAGATGAACGGGTTTGCAAGGAAGCGCTGCGGAGCCTCGGCAGAATCGGCGGGCATGAGGCGGAGGCGGAAATTTTGCGGGTTCTGGGTGCCGGCGAGCCGGGTCTGAAGAGGCAGGCGGCGATCAGTCTCGGACTGATGCGTAGCGAGGCGTCCATCGCTACTCTGTGTGCGGTTGTCGGCCGGCGGGATATTTTTCTACGCTCATTCCAACTGAAAATGGATGCAATACAGGCGCTTGGCAGGATTGGCAGTGTTCGGGCGCTCCCTTGCCTGGTCGGCATCCTGCAGCAGCGGCACTGGCTTGCCAGCCGGCGCTGGCGCGAACTCAAGGTCGCGGTTGCTGTGGTCCTTGGACAACTGGGGGATGCAACCACCCTGTTTCCTTTGCTGGCGCTTGCGGCCAGGGGGGGACGACTTGGCCAGGCGTGCGCCGACGCCGCGGAATCTGTCCGGATGCGATTGGATAATCGTCGTGAATAA
- a CDS encoding HD-GYP domain-containing protein, translating into MNNLALTQAQRIVLLVSGTVKGVNLYPADHPAILAPLNELGGLLESVLAGNPDLHLGIIDGVLFVEQHLFFTPSAAVEELTNILLGKGVDVLLFKRGVSADELKRFIEIVAQRQLRGGQLAEAIAAASIDHIAVELTDRPSDEDGAADDGDSVQATYRQAVNVVSHLFKDVESGRIPQLDNLAEVVDRIASLAIKDPLTLVGLAMIKDYDNYTFYHSVNVGVLSMALAVVAGLGGEDLRSVGMAGFLHDVGKTRIEKAILNKPGRLSSDEFERMKMHAEDGARIIGEMMGSNHRVAQAVLGHHIRFNRTGYPAWARDLPFDLFCEIVAVADCYDAITTLRVYKSPLNPKAALEKLRELSGTHLNGDLVEKFATMMGKYPVGTLVRLDSNEIAVVCRPDQLAGEQPAVKIVMDAAGRLLDKPISRNLATENSAVGRTIVAVVDPLTKSIDVSRYLD; encoded by the coding sequence GTGAATAATCTCGCTCTGACACAGGCACAGCGGATAGTGCTGCTGGTTTCCGGGACGGTCAAAGGGGTGAACCTTTATCCGGCAGACCATCCGGCGATTCTGGCGCCGCTCAACGAGCTTGGTGGGTTACTGGAGTCCGTGCTGGCCGGTAATCCTGACCTCCATCTGGGAATCATTGACGGCGTACTGTTCGTCGAACAGCACCTCTTTTTTACCCCGAGCGCGGCTGTCGAAGAGTTGACGAATATTCTCCTCGGCAAGGGCGTTGATGTGCTGTTATTCAAGCGGGGGGTGAGTGCCGACGAGCTGAAGAGATTTATCGAGATCGTTGCTCAACGGCAGTTGCGGGGAGGCCAGCTTGCCGAGGCGATTGCCGCGGCATCGATAGATCACATAGCGGTTGAGCTTACCGACCGGCCTTCGGACGAGGATGGGGCTGCCGATGACGGGGACTCCGTCCAGGCTACCTATCGCCAGGCGGTCAATGTCGTCAGCCACCTGTTCAAGGATGTCGAGAGCGGCCGAATTCCCCAACTGGATAACTTGGCCGAAGTCGTCGATCGCATTGCCTCACTCGCCATCAAGGATCCACTAACCCTGGTCGGCTTGGCGATGATCAAGGATTACGACAACTACACCTTTTATCACAGTGTCAATGTCGGAGTTCTTTCGATGGCGCTTGCAGTTGTTGCCGGATTGGGCGGGGAAGACCTCCGCTCCGTTGGCATGGCCGGTTTTCTCCATGACGTGGGGAAAACGCGGATCGAAAAGGCAATTCTCAACAAGCCCGGGCGGCTTTCATCGGACGAATTTGAGCGGATGAAGATGCATGCGGAGGATGGTGCCCGAATCATCGGCGAAATGATGGGGAGCAACCATCGGGTAGCTCAGGCGGTGTTGGGGCACCATATCCGTTTCAATCGGACCGGCTATCCTGCCTGGGCCAGAGACCTCCCCTTCGATCTTTTTTGTGAGATTGTGGCCGTAGCAGACTGTTACGATGCGATTACCACTCTGCGGGTGTACAAATCGCCACTCAATCCCAAAGCTGCGCTCGAAAAGCTTCGGGAACTCTCGGGCACGCATTTGAATGGCGATTTGGTGGAGAAGTTCGCGACCATGATGGGCAAATATCCTGTCGGTACCCTGGTCCGGCTTGATTCCAATGAAATCGCCGTTGTTTGCCGGCCCGATCAGCTCGCCGGCGAGCAGCCGGCGGTCAAGATTGTCATGGACGCAGCGGGGCGGCTGCTTGATAAGCCGATCTCCCGGAACTTGGCGACGGAAAACAGCGCCGTCGGCCGGACGATCGTGGCGGTGGTCGATCCCTTGACCAAGTCGATAGACGTTTCTCGGTATCTGGATTGA